The Paenibacillus sp. RC334 nucleotide sequence GGAAGTACCACAATACGATATGAATATAACTTTAATTCAACAAAAGAAGCCGGAGCTGATTATTGGACATCTGTTAACGGAAGATATAAAGAAGAAATTGCGCACAATCGCACCCATTATCACAGGTCTTACCATCAATTTGGATGTTTTGCTTGATCAATTTGCAGCCTTATTTAATAAAAAGGCAGCAGCAGAAAAGCTCCAGGCTCAAATGGAAGAAGTAGTGAGAGCAGCAAGAAAACAATTAAAAAGAATAGTAGAATCCTCTGCTACAGTCATGGTTCTAAGAGTAGAACCCTTTGGATATCGATATCTTGGGGGATATTCAAGCGAGGTATCTCAATTGCTGTATCAGAAGTTAGGACTATCACTCCCAGAACCGCTAAAGGCGGGAGAAGCATGGTTTAATCCATGTTCCCTTGAGCAACTACTTATGGCTAATCCTGACTATCTATTTGTGGAGAAACGTGTGATGGAGAATTTCAGCGCAGAGGAAAATATGAAGAAACTCATGGAGAGCAGTCAGTGGGAAAATGTAAGAGCAGTTAAAGATCATCGGGTGTTCTATATAGATACGAGTCTGTGGGTGGATGGTAGTGGAGTTGTCGGGTATACGATGATTATGGATCAAATCGTGAGCAGTTTAATGGATTCACCAAATAATAGAGCACAATAATCCACTTCAATACGCACTGTTAGCTATGGAAGGATATCTTCTTATTTGATAATCTTTGATAATGATAATTATTATCAATAGAAGAGAGGGCCATCATGTCAAAACGGGCGATGATACGATTGGGAACCGTACTGTTAGCTTTTACCTTCGTATTAGCAGCGTGTTCCAATGCATCAAATCAGAAGGAAGCGGCTTCTTCCGTAGAGAATCAGGAGAGCAGTGGAACAAGAGTCGTGAAGGATGCTTTTGGAGATGTGACGATCCCATCTCATCCGAAAAATATGCTTGTTATGAGTTCCAAATATGCAGAGTATTTAATTGAAATGGGAATTACGCCACAAATGGTTTCATTTGTTCCCGAAATAGAACCGGCTTATCGTCTGCCATATTTTGAAAAGCATGGAGTTAAAATGATTCAAGAGCAACAGTATCAAATGAATTATGAAAAATTGCTTAATTTATCGCCGGATTTGATTATCACACAAGGAGAGGGGATGGATGCACAAGTATATGAAAAGGTATCCAGGATTGCTCCAACTATTGCTTTACAGGCAGGTAGTGGCATGTATGACGCAATGCCCAAATTAGCAGACCTCTTCGATAAGAAGATAGAATCCGAAAAGGTATTAGCTGAATTTAGTGAGAAGGCGACAAGGGCGAGAGAAAAAATTCATCAAGCTATTGGGAATAAAACGGTGCTTATTCTTCGAGTAGACCCAAAACAATACCGTTATTTAGGATCACAAGCTGGCGAGAGCAGTGAATTCTTTTATAAAACACTTGGGCTAAAAATCCCTGAAATATTTAAAGACTCAAAAGACTGGTTTACACCATTTTCACTAGAGATTTTACCTGAAATCAAACCGGATTTTGTTTTCCTTGAGAAGAGAATGATACAAAATTATAATAGTGCAGATTCACTGAAAAGTTTGGAAGAAAGTCCGTTATGGAAGAACATGGACGCAGTTAAAAATAACCATGTATTTCCACTAAAAACAAGTGATTTCGTTGAAGGTGAAGGTCCAATTGGATCAAGTCTGCTTATTGACTATATCGTAGAA carries:
- a CDS encoding ABC transporter substrate-binding protein, producing MSKRAMIRLGTVLLAFTFVLAACSNASNQKEAASSVENQESSGTRVVKDAFGDVTIPSHPKNMLVMSSKYAEYLIEMGITPQMVSFVPEIEPAYRLPYFEKHGVKMIQEQQYQMNYEKLLNLSPDLIITQGEGMDAQVYEKVSRIAPTIALQAGSGMYDAMPKLADLFDKKIESEKVLAEFSEKATRAREKIHQAIGNKTVLILRVDPKQYRYLGSQAGESSEFFYKTLGLKIPEIFKDSKDWFTPFSLEILPEIKPDFVFLEKRMIQNYNSADSLKSLEESPLWKNMDAVKNNHVFPLKTSDFVEGEGPIGSSLLIDYIVEKLVP